DNA sequence from the Armigeres subalbatus isolate Guangzhou_Male chromosome 1, GZ_Asu_2, whole genome shotgun sequence genome:
AAGCGAATCTGGTCAACAAGGCGACCAACGTCTTGATGCAAGCTTCGCCCCAGAGTCGGTGAACGTGTTGCATCTTGTCGCTTGCTGCGAATAGTCTCGAACATCGCGGAGCGGAGTGAGCATTGTCGGAGCGGGGCGAGTCGTGACGTGTGCGGTCGGCACCGGCATTTGTGTACGGTGTTGGCGGTGGATCGCTGGAGCGGATGCCAAAAAAAAGAGTTAATATAATTTTCTGAAGCCATTTTGGCTTTCGGCATTGCTCCTGGCGCATTCATTGCACATTTCGTCTGGTGTGGCGTTTGCAGCAGTGGTGTGTGTCGGTACAGGAAGTGCCGTGGTCCTTCATGAAAGCCGATTGGTGGTGGTGGTTGTGTGGAGCACGACTGTCAGTGGGTGGTGGCTGGTGATCGTGTCAATGGTGGATACGACCGTCGGTCCGGATCATCGTTATCGGTGGCTGTGTTAGAGGAGAACATAGCTGTCGGTTGGAATTTCTGGTAGCTGTGGTGTGTGCGAGTACAGCTATCAGTCATACATCGTCCTACCGCTGGCGGTTTCGAGGTGGTTTGCAGCTGGTGGTATTTCCCGTCGCAGTCGGTGGCTCATCACAAGGTAAGCGTTTCCTCCTACTCAATATTGGGTGAATGTGCAACGATAGGTGGTACTTAAGGTACGAGTGTGAGAGACTTGTATACCCAACATTGGTCCAAAACGAACCGGATAATTACCAGTAAAATACATCCATTCGCGAATATCTTGAACTATCTAAATAAACTTTTTGTCAATCGAGTCGAATGCGCAAAGTGATTGAAGTACAGTGGTACCCATATCAGTGAAAAAGTGACAATATAGTGAACAGTACAGTGAACAGTAATTGCCCTTGTGAGTGAAAAGTGATTGCCCTAGTGAGTGTACTGAAGTGAACAGAGTAACCATGGAGAAGATGAAGCAGTTGATACATCAGCGCGGTCAAGTGAAAGGGCGAGTAACGAAAATCGTTAGGAAGCTTAGTGAAGCGGCAGATGAACCGGAAACCACGAGTTTTTCGCAGTTGAAGGCATTAGAGAAGAAACTGGAACTGAATTACTCCGAGTACACAACGAAGCATGACTTGATCATTGACATGTGCAACGGTGAGAATTTGGAGGAACAGGATGAGAAGATGGAGGAGTTCGATGAGCTGCATACTGATGCATTGATGAAGCTTAATCTTCTGATGGATTTCTTCCGTAGTAATCCCGCACCGACTAACGTTGGAGCTCCTCAAGTAATCGTCACCCAACAACCTCTAAGGACACCGATTCCAACTTTCGATGGAAAGTACGAAGGTTGGCCAAAATTCAAGGCGCTATTCAACGACCTGGTTGGAAAGTGCGGTGACCTGATGCAACCAAGCTACAGTACCTTGACAAAGCATTGATTGGGGATGCTTCTGGAATACTGGACGCTAGAATAATCAATAACAACAAATACCTGCCAGAGTGGCAGATGTTAGAAGAGCGTTTTGAGAATCCTAGAGTGATTATTGATACTCACATATCTGGTTTGCTGTCTTTGAAAGCAATTCCCAAGCAGAGCTACAAGGATTTGAGATCACTAATCGACACGTGCAGTCGTCATGTGGAAGGCCTGAGGTTCATGAAACAGGAGGTTGACGGAACCGCGGGACTCATCGTAGTGAAATTATTAGCCATGTGCCTGGATGGAGAAACACGGAAGCAGTGGGAGCAAACCTTGGAGCATGGCGAACTTCCCGATCTGGATGACACCCTGAAGTTTCTCCGCAATCATTGCCAGGTACTCGAGAGATGCGAGGTAGACATGGCGCCAGCAAAGATAGCGTTTAAATCGCAACCGGAAGAACAACCGCCCAACCGAGAAATTCGCATCCAGTGACTTCGAGTTTGTCGGACAATGTGTGTGAATTATGTGAAGGTCAGCACAGCAACTACAAATGTTCTAAATTCTTGAGCATGAGTATCGATCAGCGTGTTACCAAAGTGAAACAAGTTGGATTATGTTTTAACTGCCTTCGTAAGGGTCATCAAAGCAGAATCTGTCCCTCGGACAAGGTATGTTCGAAGTGCTCTAAAAGGCACCATACAATGCTGCATTTCGAGCAGGTGTCCCAAGCTGAATCGGAGCAACAGAGTGATAGCGGAGAATCTAGTTCAACCGAAGTGAAGACAGTATCAACATTGCTCCCGGAAAATCCTGTGTCCACAGCATGTTCTAGTGTTCAGCGACGAGCGAAACAAGTGCTTTTGATGACGGCATTAGTGAATGTAGTGACGAAGAGTGGAAAGTCCTTGAAATTACGTGCTCTTCTTGATTCGGGATCTCAAGTCAACTTGATCTCTGATTCCGCCGTGAAGCTACTGTCTCTTCCAAAGTATCCAGCCAATATTCCTGTAGTGGGCGAGGGTGGTACTCGATCTCAGATTCGACATCATGTGATCTTGAAGCTATTCTCTGATTATTCTAAATTCGAGAGTAATGTGGACTGTTTGGTGACAACGAGAGTGACGGGAAAGATTCCATCCGTTGCAGTCAACATCTCGGAATGGAAGTTTCCTCCTGGAATTGTGTTGGCCGATCCCAGTTTTAATGAATCGAAGGATGTGGATCTACTGATTGGTGCGGagctatttttccaaattttgaagCAAGCCCAGTTGAAGATTTCCGAGGATTTGCCTACTCTGTATGAGACCCAATTCGGGTGGGTTATGGCTGGTGCTATAGATGAAGTCGATGATGAAGTCGTAAACGTATTATGCGCAACTGATGAGGACCCATTACTGAAGGGTATTCAAAGAGTTTTTGAACAAGAGGAGGTTCCAGAGGAGAGGGTACTCACGAGTGAGGAAGAAGCGATTGAGGAGCAGTTTCGTTCAACGTACCATCGAGATGAGCAAGGCCGTTTTGTGGTTCAACTTCCGTTCCGTGAATCTCTCAACCAATTAGGGATTCTCGGTCATTAGCAATGAGAAGATTCTTGTCAAGTGAGAGGCGCCTGGCCAACGACCCTGAGATGAAGAATATGTACCAATCCTTCCTTAAGGAATACGAAGATCTCGGCCACTGTCATGAGATTCGCGAGGAAGACGATCCTCCGGGTCAACAGAGTTACTACTTTCCGCATCATGCTGTCCTTAAACCTTCAAGTACTAGCACAAAGTTACGTGTTGTGTTTGACGGAAAGGCGAAGTCTAATGGTTTATCTCTTAATGAGGTTTTGATGATCGGCCCTAAGATCCAGAGCGATCTGTTTTCTATCGTACTCCGTTTCAGGAAACACGTTTATGCATTTTCAGCTGATGTCGAGAAAATGTATAGACAGGTGAAAATTGATCACAGTCAAACCCGATATCAACGAATATTTTGGCGAGACCAATCGAATGAACCGTTGAGGGTGTTGGAATTGACAACGGTGACCTACGGGACGTCACCCGCTTCATTCCTAGCCGTAAGGTCTATGCTGCAACTAGCAAGAGAAGAAAAGGTTAACTTTCCTGCCGCAGCGCAGGTCGTGACGGAGGATTGTTACATGGACGATGTGTTGAGTGGTGCTTCtactttggactctgcaaaACAATTGAGATCCGACATTGAGGAGCTTCTGAAGAGAGGAATGTTTCCAGTCAGAAAGTGGTGTTCGAATGACGAAGATGTGCTTGAAGGTGTCCCCGAGCAGGACCGTGAAACCTTGGTGCGCATTCAAGATTCAAGCACAAACGAGACCATTCGGGCCTTGGGTATTTTGTGGAATCCACGAAGTGACATGTTC
Encoded proteins:
- the LOC134206198 gene encoding uncharacterized protein LOC134206198 — protein: MKNMYQSFLKEYEDLGHCHEIREEDDPPGQQSYYFPHHAVLKPSSTSTKLRVVFDGKAKSNGLSLNEVLMIGPKIQSDLFSIVLRFRKHVYAFSADVEKMYRQVKIDHSQTRYQRIFWRDQSNEPLRVLELTTVTYGTSPASFLAVRSMLQLAREEKVNFPAAAQVVTEDCYMDDVLSGASTLDSAKQLRSDIEELLKRGMFPVRKWCSNDEDVLEGVPEQDRETLVRIQDSSTNETIRALGILWNPRSDMFLFCRNPESTHIDGSVTKRSVLSLIAKLFDPLGLISPVIVLAKSIMQQLWSDGIGWDDKIEGEFSNMP